The Mycolicibacterium mageritense genome contains a region encoding:
- a CDS encoding aldo/keto reductase has protein sequence MNVAEVRVHERSGLAFTAVGYGGAPIGNFNGTFTDAAAHDMVAQAWGQGVRYFDTAPGYGNGLSEYRLGHALRGYDRAQLVLSTKVGRVLTPTLGAPRDNGQYRDIPPFVADYDYSYDGVMRAVEQSMQRMLTDRFDVLFVHDCDRYTHGAAQPDLFRQAIVSAFPALESLRDQGVVKAIGFGVNETDVMAEAVKATDSDLCLLAGRYTLLEQEPLDALLPICEERGIGLILGGVYNSGVLATGPVPGARFNYGPAPRAVLEKAARIEEICRRHRVALPAVALQFAYAHPAVASICIGARNADQQQRNADLFDSAVPQQLWDDLRSAHLIRDDAPTPGS, from the coding sequence ATGAACGTGGCCGAGGTCCGGGTGCATGAACGGTCGGGGCTGGCATTCACGGCGGTCGGCTACGGTGGCGCCCCGATCGGGAACTTCAACGGAACGTTCACCGATGCCGCGGCACACGACATGGTCGCCCAGGCCTGGGGCCAGGGAGTCCGGTACTTCGACACCGCGCCGGGTTACGGCAACGGGCTCAGCGAGTACCGCCTCGGTCACGCGCTCCGCGGGTACGACCGCGCCCAGTTGGTGTTGTCGACCAAGGTTGGGCGGGTGCTCACCCCGACGCTCGGCGCGCCGCGGGACAACGGTCAATACCGCGACATCCCACCGTTTGTCGCGGACTACGACTACAGCTACGACGGTGTGATGCGCGCGGTCGAACAGAGCATGCAACGCATGCTGACCGACCGGTTCGACGTGCTGTTCGTCCACGATTGCGACCGCTACACCCACGGTGCGGCCCAGCCCGACCTCTTCCGGCAGGCGATCGTCAGCGCGTTCCCCGCCCTGGAATCCCTACGCGACCAGGGTGTGGTGAAGGCAATCGGCTTCGGCGTCAACGAAACAGACGTCATGGCCGAGGCCGTCAAGGCCACAGATTCCGACCTGTGTCTGCTCGCCGGCCGGTACACGCTGCTGGAGCAGGAGCCACTCGACGCGCTGCTGCCGATCTGCGAAGAGCGCGGTATCGGCCTGATCCTCGGTGGTGTGTACAACAGCGGGGTGCTCGCGACGGGACCGGTACCGGGGGCACGCTTCAACTACGGGCCTGCGCCCCGGGCCGTGCTGGAGAAGGCGGCGCGCATCGAGGAGATCTGCCGCCGCCACCGCGTCGCGCTGCCCGCGGTGGCGCTGCAGTTCGCCTATGCACACCCGGCGGTGGCCAGCATATGTATTGGCGCACGCAACGCCGATCAGCAGCAGCGCAATGCCGACCTGTTCGATTCCGCTGTGCCCCAACAGCTGTGGGACGACCTGCGGTCGGCGCATCTCATCCGTGACGATGCGCCGACGCCCGGTTCCTAA
- a CDS encoding PucR family transcriptional regulator, which translates to MAMTVRAALELEVFTRVPMKIYAGVEGLGRTVRWVHPTEIPDIAKFLTGGEMLLTAGLGIGSTPERQREYITQIADSEAAVLIIELSGRAFDTMPQALIDAANERNFPVVGLDGELPFVEVSAQVHESIVDQRVLDLSAYERLNASFMQLLLAGGDPGAFTDALSAEVGHPAVLEDATRQIVAYSGGTPAGDEVLTEWEHHSRIDHDSMSTDGNVNEARNCTRRAVVLRGERWGWLHVLHGGATVAGTASYAVDRATDGIAIALLGARESGARSAQRQNALVSRLLLGDISGDAFVARALRIGRDLRDRALLAVFVCRETPAGNTSDEAIEEMCWALHLPAVVADLGEHTLAVMGLPRTSSEKQVVERLTAANVRAGLSRPVTAGQLPTAVEQARSAASVAAARPDKAVHRFDDLGVLRLLASLAGGPELARYIEDELGPILKHDAKATNPLLPTLRTYLSCDGNKSQAAQALFVQRRTLYYRLERITSLLGRSLDDPDTRQALIFAVRGHDLLQRQNQP; encoded by the coding sequence ATGGCGATGACCGTTCGTGCAGCACTCGAACTCGAGGTGTTCACGCGTGTCCCGATGAAAATCTACGCCGGGGTCGAGGGCCTCGGGCGCACTGTGCGATGGGTGCACCCCACCGAAATCCCGGACATCGCAAAGTTTCTCACCGGCGGCGAGATGTTGCTGACCGCCGGTCTCGGCATCGGATCCACGCCGGAACGCCAACGCGAGTACATCACGCAGATCGCCGATTCCGAAGCCGCGGTGCTCATCATCGAGCTCAGCGGGCGCGCGTTCGACACCATGCCGCAGGCGTTGATCGACGCGGCGAACGAGCGCAACTTTCCGGTCGTCGGACTCGACGGCGAGCTGCCGTTCGTCGAGGTCTCGGCCCAGGTGCACGAGTCGATCGTCGACCAGCGCGTGCTCGACCTGAGTGCCTACGAGCGGCTCAACGCGAGCTTCATGCAGCTGCTGCTGGCCGGCGGCGACCCGGGTGCCTTCACCGATGCACTCAGCGCCGAGGTGGGGCACCCCGCAGTCCTCGAAGACGCGACGCGCCAGATCGTCGCCTACTCCGGTGGCACGCCGGCAGGCGACGAGGTGCTCACCGAATGGGAACACCATTCCCGCATCGACCACGATTCGATGTCCACCGACGGCAACGTCAACGAGGCGCGCAACTGCACCCGACGCGCCGTCGTGCTGCGGGGCGAACGGTGGGGCTGGCTGCACGTGCTGCACGGCGGCGCGACGGTGGCAGGCACCGCGTCCTACGCGGTCGACCGGGCCACCGACGGCATCGCGATCGCGCTGCTGGGCGCGCGTGAGAGCGGCGCCCGGTCAGCGCAACGCCAGAACGCGCTGGTCAGCCGCCTGCTGCTGGGCGACATCTCGGGCGACGCGTTCGTCGCCAGGGCACTGCGCATCGGGCGGGATCTGCGCGACCGGGCCCTGCTCGCGGTGTTCGTGTGCCGGGAAACCCCGGCAGGCAACACCAGTGACGAGGCCATCGAGGAGATGTGCTGGGCACTGCATCTGCCTGCAGTGGTCGCCGATCTGGGTGAGCACACCCTGGCCGTGATGGGCCTGCCACGGACGAGCTCGGAAAAGCAGGTGGTGGAGCGATTGACCGCGGCGAACGTGCGGGCGGGCCTCAGCAGGCCGGTCACTGCCGGCCAGCTGCCGACTGCGGTCGAACAGGCGCGCAGCGCGGCGTCGGTCGCGGCCGCGCGCCCCGACAAGGCCGTACACCGGTTCGACGATCTCGGTGTGCTGCGGCTGCTGGCCTCGCTGGCGGGCGGCCCCGAGCTCGCCCGCTACATCGAGGACGAGCTGGGGCCGATCCTCAAACACGACGCCAAGGCGACCAACCCGTTGCTGCCGACGCTGCGGACCTACCTGTCCTGTGACGGCAACAAATCTCAAGCGGCCCAGGCGTTGTTCGTGCAACGACGCACGCTGTACTACCGCCTGGAGCGCATCACGAGCCTGCTCGGGCGCTCACTCGACGACCCCGACACGCGCCAGGCCCTGATCTTCGCGGTGCGCGGACATGACCTGCTGCAACGGCAGAACCAGCCTTGA
- a CDS encoding mycofactocin-coupled SDR family oxidoreductase, with amino-acid sequence MARLAGKVALITGAARGQGRSHALRLAEEGADIIALDICGQIDTVPYPMADSDDLVTTADLVKSRGRRVVAAEVDVRDLAGLKAAVDHGVSELGRLDVVVANAGTLNDTAPLWELSEQQFTDQIDVNLTGVWKTIKATVPTLLRQNEGGAVILISSISGLTVELNVGHYAASKHGVNGLMRTLSGELAPYGIRVNSINPTNVNTLMINNPRYNRLFAGGKDGASQEDALPALTAMHALPVPFLDPVDVSNAVVYLASADGRYITGTAHTIDAGALNPFKAPHLSTTG; translated from the coding sequence ATGGCCCGTCTGGCCGGAAAAGTCGCATTGATCACGGGAGCGGCCCGCGGGCAGGGCCGCTCGCATGCGCTGCGGCTGGCTGAGGAAGGCGCCGACATCATCGCGCTCGACATCTGCGGGCAGATCGACACCGTCCCGTACCCGATGGCCGACTCCGACGATCTGGTGACCACGGCCGACCTCGTCAAGAGCCGCGGCAGGCGCGTCGTCGCGGCCGAGGTCGACGTCCGGGATCTGGCAGGACTGAAAGCCGCTGTCGACCACGGCGTTTCGGAGCTCGGCAGGCTCGACGTCGTGGTCGCGAATGCCGGGACGCTCAACGACACCGCACCGCTGTGGGAGCTGTCCGAACAACAGTTCACCGATCAGATCGACGTGAACCTGACCGGCGTGTGGAAGACCATCAAGGCCACCGTGCCAACCCTGTTGCGGCAGAACGAGGGTGGCGCCGTCATCCTCATCAGTTCGATCTCCGGCCTCACGGTCGAACTCAACGTGGGCCACTACGCGGCGTCCAAACACGGCGTGAACGGGCTCATGCGCACCCTGTCCGGCGAACTGGCGCCCTACGGGATTCGGGTCAACTCGATCAATCCGACCAACGTGAACACCCTGATGATCAACAACCCCCGCTACAACCGGTTGTTCGCCGGCGGTAAAGACGGTGCGTCGCAGGAGGATGCGTTGCCGGCGCTGACCGCGATGCACGCGTTGCCCGTTCCGTTCCTCGACCCTGTCGACGTGAGCAATGCCGTGGTCTATCTGGCCAGTGCAGACGGTCGCTACATCACCGGTACGGCACACACGATCGATGCGGGTGCCCTGAACCCGTTCAAGGCACCGCACCTGAGCACCACCGGTTAG
- a CDS encoding oxidoreductase has product MTATVGTDPVLAPLFEPITLGNVEIRNRVVMTGHGTGMAKDYLPTDQHVAYYRERAIGGAGLIGMAFPQIHPTSQDVPGEPRAWLPEIVPGLRKISDAVHEYGARIVMQLGHGGRQGHSTFTERALWGPSNTPCPFNLEMPKAMEVEDIDEIVEAHAIGARHAKQGGMDGVEIHSGYGGYLLASFLSPFSNHRDDDYGGTLENRMRIVMRVIDAVRDEVGPDFLVGINLQGHDFSPGGLEVGDAQQIAQAIAAPGKIDYICVKAATYNEAHQNVPDMQHPKRIWESLAAAVKSVVDIPVIAVGRINDPMDAADILHLGHADMVAMTRQQIADPETVNKMQEGRLDEIRRCIGCNQGCIDRLFAVTHSSCVHNPAAGYERELGIGTLLQVTIRRRVVVIGAGPAGMKAAETAARQGNEVILIERRNRTGGQLRIAAKIKGRAEIGGVIDHLDVMVAKYGVDVRLGWAPTADEVLALQPDHVIVATGSAPGHDIVGNLAQGITFTPGLDQDHVLSVWDVLDEDKPVGRHVAIVDDGEGGWKGIGLALQLTEAGHEVDFVTPLPYVGAKLGPFSANLAVPRIHRSGMRTHPFTTVTAIDGATVDIVEKGFADTLRGIDTVILAGWHRPVTGLYFALKNRGVPVERIGDAVASRTMMEAVHEGERAARRIGVTV; this is encoded by the coding sequence ATGACCGCTACCGTCGGCACCGACCCCGTGCTCGCGCCCCTGTTCGAACCGATCACGCTCGGCAACGTCGAGATCCGCAACCGCGTGGTGATGACCGGCCACGGCACGGGCATGGCCAAGGATTACCTGCCCACCGACCAGCACGTCGCGTACTACCGCGAACGGGCGATCGGCGGCGCGGGCCTGATCGGCATGGCCTTCCCTCAGATCCACCCGACCTCACAGGACGTCCCGGGTGAGCCGCGGGCCTGGCTGCCCGAGATCGTGCCGGGTTTGCGCAAGATCTCCGACGCCGTGCACGAATACGGAGCTCGCATCGTCATGCAGCTCGGACACGGTGGCCGGCAAGGACATTCGACGTTCACCGAACGAGCCCTGTGGGGCCCGTCCAACACTCCGTGCCCGTTCAACCTGGAGATGCCCAAGGCCATGGAGGTCGAGGACATCGATGAGATCGTCGAAGCCCACGCCATCGGGGCCCGGCATGCCAAGCAGGGCGGCATGGACGGTGTCGAAATCCACTCCGGCTATGGCGGTTACCTGCTGGCGTCGTTCCTGTCGCCGTTCTCCAATCATCGCGACGACGACTATGGCGGCACCCTGGAGAACCGCATGCGCATCGTCATGCGCGTCATCGACGCGGTGCGTGACGAGGTGGGCCCCGACTTCCTGGTCGGAATCAACCTGCAGGGCCACGATTTCAGCCCCGGAGGCCTCGAAGTCGGCGACGCACAGCAGATCGCCCAGGCGATCGCGGCGCCCGGCAAGATCGACTACATCTGTGTCAAGGCCGCGACGTACAACGAGGCACACCAGAACGTGCCGGACATGCAACACCCGAAGCGCATCTGGGAAAGCCTTGCCGCTGCGGTCAAATCGGTCGTCGACATCCCGGTCATCGCGGTCGGCCGGATCAACGATCCCATGGACGCCGCCGACATCCTGCACCTCGGTCACGCCGACATGGTCGCGATGACGCGTCAGCAGATCGCCGATCCCGAGACTGTGAACAAGATGCAAGAGGGCCGGCTCGACGAGATCCGCCGGTGCATCGGATGCAACCAGGGGTGTATCGACCGGCTGTTCGCGGTCACGCATTCGTCGTGTGTGCACAACCCGGCCGCCGGCTACGAGCGTGAACTCGGCATCGGCACGCTGCTTCAGGTGACCATCCGGCGCCGCGTCGTGGTGATCGGGGCCGGACCCGCCGGAATGAAGGCCGCAGAGACCGCGGCCCGCCAGGGCAACGAGGTCATCCTCATCGAGCGCCGCAACCGCACCGGCGGCCAGCTTCGGATCGCCGCGAAGATCAAGGGGCGCGCGGAGATCGGCGGCGTCATCGACCATCTCGACGTCATGGTCGCCAAGTACGGCGTCGACGTGCGGCTGGGGTGGGCACCTACGGCCGACGAGGTGCTCGCGCTGCAACCCGACCACGTCATCGTGGCGACCGGCTCGGCTCCGGGTCACGACATCGTCGGAAACCTTGCGCAGGGCATCACGTTCACGCCTGGTCTCGACCAGGACCACGTCCTGTCGGTGTGGGACGTACTCGACGAGGACAAGCCCGTCGGCCGGCACGTGGCGATCGTCGACGACGGCGAGGGTGGCTGGAAAGGGATCGGGCTGGCCCTGCAGCTGACCGAGGCCGGCCACGAGGTCGATTTCGTCACGCCGCTGCCATACGTGGGTGCCAAGCTCGGGCCGTTCAGCGCCAACCTCGCGGTGCCGCGCATCCACCGGTCAGGCATGCGCACACACCCGTTCACGACGGTGACGGCGATCGACGGTGCGACCGTTGACATCGTCGAAAAGGGTTTTGCGGACACCCTGCGCGGCATCGACACCGTGATCCTGGCCGGCTGGCACCGCCCTGTCACGGGGCTGTACTTCGCGCTCAAGAACCGCGGCGTGCCCGTCGAGCGTATTGGCGATGCGGTGGCAAGCCGGACCATGATGGAGGCCGTGCATGAAGGAGAACGCGCCGCGCGGCGGATAGGCGTCACCGTTTGA
- a CDS encoding FAD-dependent oxidoreductase, with the protein MAIPAAAVQSQVVVDPPEILETDIAIIGSGMGGGTLAYALRNSGARVLIVEQGDFLPVERENWSFEAVHTQGRYKNSAAWHDETTGGDFVPGNYHYVGGSTKLYGATLPRFRECDFGAIEHVDGVSPAWPIDYADLEPFYGEAEHMFWVHSNKGEDPTDPWRSTDYPFPGVPHEGAMARLVESAKKQGLHPFSAPQALDRRPGGGCVLCYTCDSFACMVDAKGDADVAAVRPALQAGNVQLLTNAEVTRLDTDTSGRRVTAARIRHHGRSIQVRANRFVVACGAVNTAALLLRSASEQHPRGLANSSDQVGRNYMAHITTFFLAIDPRRKNEAVYQKTIGINDWYTAGPTNKYPLGNVQGLGKLRGPQAKMGKPWVPLPILDEVTKYTLDLFIQTEDLPLPENRVTLNAKGQISLFRRETNLAAHHELIANMKKVVRRAGFPVVLTRSLGVEATSHQCGTAVMGVDPGASVVDADLRAHDLDNLWIADTSTFPSSAAVNPAITAAALSLRLGHSGALTA; encoded by the coding sequence ATGGCTATTCCCGCGGCAGCTGTGCAGTCACAGGTCGTCGTCGACCCACCCGAAATCCTCGAGACCGACATCGCGATCATCGGATCCGGGATGGGTGGCGGCACCCTGGCGTATGCGCTGCGCAATTCCGGTGCCCGCGTCCTGATCGTCGAACAAGGCGATTTCCTACCGGTCGAGCGCGAGAACTGGTCGTTCGAGGCGGTCCACACCCAGGGGCGCTACAAGAACTCCGCGGCGTGGCACGACGAGACCACCGGCGGCGATTTCGTCCCGGGCAACTATCACTACGTCGGCGGCAGCACGAAGCTCTACGGGGCGACGCTGCCGCGATTCCGCGAGTGCGACTTCGGCGCGATCGAACACGTCGACGGCGTCTCGCCGGCGTGGCCCATCGACTATGCCGATCTCGAGCCGTTCTACGGCGAGGCCGAGCACATGTTCTGGGTGCACAGCAACAAAGGGGAGGATCCCACCGATCCGTGGCGGTCCACCGATTATCCGTTCCCCGGCGTCCCGCACGAAGGCGCCATGGCCCGGCTCGTGGAAAGTGCGAAAAAGCAAGGACTGCATCCATTCTCGGCGCCACAGGCGCTCGACCGGCGGCCCGGCGGCGGCTGCGTCCTGTGCTACACCTGTGACTCGTTCGCGTGCATGGTCGACGCCAAAGGGGACGCCGACGTCGCCGCGGTGCGCCCCGCGCTGCAGGCGGGCAACGTTCAGCTGCTGACCAACGCCGAAGTGACCCGCCTCGACACCGACACCAGTGGCCGCCGCGTGACCGCGGCAAGGATCCGCCATCACGGTCGGTCGATCCAGGTGCGGGCCAACCGTTTCGTGGTCGCATGCGGTGCGGTCAACACCGCGGCGCTGCTGCTGCGCTCGGCCTCCGAGCAGCATCCGCGCGGCCTGGCGAACTCGTCGGACCAGGTGGGCCGCAACTACATGGCGCACATCACGACGTTCTTTCTCGCGATCGATCCGCGTCGCAAGAACGAGGCCGTCTACCAGAAGACCATCGGCATCAACGACTGGTACACCGCCGGGCCGACCAACAAGTACCCGCTCGGCAATGTGCAGGGCCTCGGCAAACTCCGTGGGCCCCAAGCCAAGATGGGCAAGCCCTGGGTGCCGCTGCCGATCCTCGACGAGGTCACCAAGTACACGCTCGACCTGTTCATCCAGACCGAAGACCTGCCGCTGCCCGAGAACCGGGTCACGCTCAACGCCAAGGGGCAGATCTCACTGTTCCGCCGGGAAACCAATCTCGCGGCGCACCACGAACTGATCGCGAACATGAAGAAAGTGGTGCGCAGGGCCGGCTTCCCGGTCGTGCTCACCCGCAGCCTCGGCGTCGAGGCCACGTCGCACCAGTGCGGCACCGCGGTCATGGGTGTCGATCCCGGCGCCAGCGTCGTCGACGCGGACCTGCGGGCCCACGATCTCGACAACCTGTGGATCGCCGACACCTCGACATTCCCGTCGTCGGCCGCCGTCAATCCGGCGATCACCGCCGCCGCGCTGTCGCTGCGGCTCGGGCACTCCGGTGCGCTGACCGCGTAA
- a CDS encoding MFS transporter encodes MTRCQTDEHRLARARGAVFALFVSFGIILATWAVHLPALQRAAGLSTSSLGTVLFVVGVGALAGMQLCGPLTDRFGTATIATVAGAAMAATVTVPLAMAQPILVGVGAFVFGFATGSADVAMNAAAVHVERGYGRAIMASFHAVFSIGTVIGSLLGAAGYALGAPTPVAAAAVGGGCVVLVGWAWFALHAWADTPQEPVAADAVESGPAGRPRKILVLGLLAFLLLLSEGSAMDWASVHAQHHFGASPALGTMAFGAFVTAMTVSRFTVDRIAQRIGPVAVIRYGCVVAAVGIAVVIVAPNLAVGVVGWILFGLGLSGGVPQVFTAAGNLGGASGRALSRVVGVGYLAILAGPAVIGWLGEVTSLNAAFAIPFFAVLACVATASTVAPNKSSGR; translated from the coding sequence TTGACGCGATGCCAGACCGACGAACACCGTCTCGCGCGTGCGCGCGGGGCGGTGTTCGCGCTGTTCGTGTCCTTCGGCATCATCCTCGCGACCTGGGCCGTGCACCTACCGGCCCTGCAGCGGGCAGCCGGTTTGTCGACCTCGTCTCTTGGCACGGTGCTGTTCGTCGTCGGGGTCGGGGCGTTGGCCGGCATGCAGCTGTGCGGGCCGCTGACCGACCGCTTCGGGACCGCGACCATAGCCACGGTGGCCGGTGCGGCGATGGCCGCGACCGTGACGGTTCCCCTCGCGATGGCCCAGCCGATCTTGGTGGGCGTCGGGGCTTTCGTCTTCGGGTTCGCGACCGGCAGCGCCGACGTGGCGATGAACGCCGCGGCTGTCCACGTCGAACGCGGCTACGGCCGGGCCATCATGGCGTCGTTCCACGCGGTGTTCTCGATCGGCACGGTGATCGGATCGCTGCTCGGCGCGGCAGGTTATGCGCTCGGCGCGCCGACCCCGGTGGCCGCTGCAGCCGTCGGGGGCGGCTGTGTGGTGCTCGTCGGGTGGGCCTGGTTCGCGCTGCACGCCTGGGCCGATACGCCGCAGGAACCCGTTGCGGCGGACGCGGTCGAGAGCGGTCCGGCGGGCAGACCCCGCAAGATCCTGGTCCTGGGTCTGCTGGCGTTCCTGCTGTTGCTGTCAGAGGGCTCGGCCATGGACTGGGCCAGCGTGCACGCGCAGCACCACTTCGGCGCGTCGCCGGCGCTGGGCACCATGGCATTTGGTGCGTTCGTCACGGCGATGACGGTCAGTCGGTTCACGGTGGACCGCATCGCGCAACGCATCGGCCCGGTGGCGGTGATCCGGTACGGCTGCGTCGTGGCGGCCGTCGGTATCGCGGTGGTGATTGTCGCGCCCAACCTCGCGGTCGGCGTGGTCGGATGGATCCTGTTCGGCCTGGGACTGTCCGGCGGTGTGCCACAGGTCTTCACCGCGGCCGGCAATCTCGGCGGTGCGTCCGGGCGCGCGCTGTCGCGCGTCGTCGGGGTGGGCTATCTGGCGATCCTTGCCGGGCCCGCCGTCATCGGCTGGCTGGGCGAGGTCACGTCGCTCAATGCCGCATTCGCGATCCCGTTCTTCGCGGTACTGGCCTGCGTCGCCACCGCATCGACCGTTGCGCCCAACAAATCCTCTGGTCGCTAG
- a CDS encoding thiamine pyrophosphate-binding protein has protein sequence MPRLNGGQVIARILKEYGVPYVAGIPGHGIWGLMDAFNEDESKIPFIQTYHEQSAVHLADGFYRVSGTPMYAVTSIGAGASNTVLGLATAYSDSTSVLVITGGPPRHMRGRGVLQELERQKDNGFPQVAEAVSKRSWVANSIEDLPFIMHRAFSTMLTGRRGPAHIEVPWDLHAETAEVNFHDLARRLPVGLQYPDPEAIERAVSLLGTAKRPVIVVGGGAISANATDEVRALAEGLNIPVVTTWNGKSAFPEDHELFVGSVGQTGTIHGNYLAANADVVVSIGCRFTDWSSSSYAKGQSFSFPPAKLIHIDIDPHEIGKIYPAEVGILADAKPAVAAIVASLPAKPDRTDYLAEVAQRKADWENELSTRRDTDRFPFTLQRPLAALRNVMDRSGIVLAGSGNTQGAVKQTFPVYEPRTHLTTGGFSSMGWPVPAALGAKLAAPERQVATITGDGDFLMTAQEIGVAIQHDIPVVFIVQDNSGYISIRGGQRNATDRIIGTEFNRPDGTPYSPSFKALGESFGLESFRVDSAADLEPTFKRAFDAKAPVLVEVPTDRDLASPFVPGWLDFPPLPHITDERADEYRANRAGEQHQ, from the coding sequence ATGCCCAGGCTCAACGGCGGGCAGGTCATCGCCCGAATCCTCAAGGAGTACGGAGTCCCCTATGTGGCAGGTATTCCCGGCCACGGCATCTGGGGGCTGATGGACGCGTTCAACGAGGACGAGTCCAAGATTCCGTTCATCCAGACCTATCACGAGCAGAGCGCGGTACACCTCGCCGACGGGTTCTACCGGGTATCCGGCACCCCGATGTACGCTGTCACGTCGATCGGCGCGGGCGCCTCCAACACCGTGCTGGGTCTCGCCACTGCCTACAGCGACTCGACGAGCGTGCTGGTGATCACCGGTGGGCCGCCGCGCCACATGCGGGGCCGCGGCGTGCTCCAGGAGCTGGAACGCCAGAAGGACAACGGTTTTCCGCAGGTCGCCGAGGCGGTGTCCAAGCGCAGCTGGGTCGCCAACAGCATCGAGGATCTGCCGTTCATCATGCACCGGGCGTTCTCGACGATGCTCACGGGCCGCCGGGGCCCTGCGCACATCGAGGTGCCGTGGGATCTGCACGCCGAGACGGCCGAGGTCAACTTCCACGACCTGGCGCGACGTCTTCCGGTCGGCCTGCAGTACCCGGATCCCGAGGCCATCGAGCGTGCCGTCAGCCTGCTGGGCACCGCCAAACGGCCCGTGATCGTCGTGGGCGGAGGTGCGATCAGCGCGAACGCGACCGACGAGGTCCGCGCCCTTGCCGAGGGTTTGAACATCCCGGTCGTCACCACGTGGAACGGCAAGAGCGCCTTCCCCGAGGACCACGAGCTCTTCGTCGGCAGTGTCGGCCAGACCGGAACCATCCACGGCAACTACCTGGCCGCCAACGCCGACGTGGTGGTGTCCATCGGCTGTCGGTTCACCGACTGGTCCTCATCGAGTTACGCCAAGGGACAGTCGTTTTCGTTCCCGCCGGCCAAGCTCATCCACATCGACATCGACCCGCACGAGATCGGCAAGATCTACCCGGCCGAGGTCGGCATCCTGGCCGATGCCAAGCCCGCGGTGGCCGCGATCGTGGCCTCACTGCCGGCCAAGCCCGACCGCACCGACTACCTTGCCGAGGTCGCGCAGCGCAAGGCCGACTGGGAGAACGAACTCTCCACTCGCCGCGACACCGACCGCTTCCCGTTCACGCTGCAGCGCCCACTGGCCGCGTTGCGCAACGTGATGGACCGCAGCGGCATCGTGCTGGCCGGTTCCGGCAACACGCAGGGCGCGGTCAAGCAGACCTTCCCGGTCTATGAACCCCGCACGCACCTCACCACCGGCGGCTTCTCGTCGATGGGCTGGCCCGTGCCCGCCGCACTCGGCGCCAAACTGGCTGCGCCCGAACGTCAGGTCGCGACCATCACGGGCGACGGCGACTTCCTGATGACCGCCCAGGAGATCGGCGTGGCCATCCAGCACGACATCCCGGTGGTGTTCATCGTGCAGGACAACTCCGGGTACATCTCGATCCGCGGTGGCCAGCGCAACGCGACCGACCGCATCATCGGCACCGAGTTCAACCGGCCCGACGGCACGCCGTACAGCCCGAGCTTCAAGGCCCTGGGCGAGTCGTTCGGCCTCGAGTCCTTCCGGGTGGACTCCGCCGCGGATCTGGAGCCGACGTTCAAGCGGGCATTCGACGCGAAGGCGCCGGTCCTGGTGGAGGTTCCCACCGACCGCGACCTGGCGAGCCCGTTCGTGCCCGGCTGGCTGGACTTCCCGCCGCTGCCGCACATCACCGACGAGCGTGCCGACGAGTACCGCGCGAACCGCGCCGGCGAACAGCACCAGTAG